The following coding sequences lie in one Zingiber officinale cultivar Zhangliang chromosome 2B, Zo_v1.1, whole genome shotgun sequence genomic window:
- the LOC122047895 gene encoding probable protein phosphatase 2C 55, protein MPSTYLSKHKGLQTSSELLRICGRSFLFGNTRFILSDPFSTFGRRPPQIFSSPAVSGQNFTNQISQPVRRFPFWWNIMSARSAFLRGSELGSLPMAKGNSRPNHSLNIMTRFTVCSPNKSLKFSLRTSGNLKNQEPWVANIACRCFWSNTHGVNWRSNSSVEPKSQKILTSCSAPYSAGAASDLSFDAAVQEEQIQSSVDSSEQKNQDNKSLKLLSGSCYLPHPAKEDTGGEDAHFICANEQAIGVADGVGGWADVGVDAGQYARELMSNSVNAIRDEPKGSIDPLRVLEKAYSITKARGSSTACIIALTDQGIHALNLGDSGFIVVRDGSTLFRSPIQQHDFNFTYQLESGNGSDLPSSAQIFNFPVASGDIVIAGTDGLFDNLYNNEITAVVIQATRAGFGPQVTAQKIAELARQRAQDRNRQTPFSAAAQDAGYRYYGGKLDDITVVVSYITG, encoded by the exons ATGCCATCGACATACCTGTCGAAGCACAAAGGATTACAGACCTCGTCGGAACTCCTACGTATATGTGGCCGAAGCTTCTTGTTCGGAAACACCCGTTTTATCCTCTCTGATCCTTTCTCCACCTTTGGCCGCCGCCCACCTCAGATTTTTTCTTCACCTGCTGTTTCCGGCCAGAATTTCACCAATCAGATTTCACAGCCTGTGCGGAGGTTTCCTTTTTGGTGGAATATCATGTCTGCCCGCAGTGCCTTCTTGAGAGGATCCGAGTTGGGGTCCCTCCCTATGGCAAAGGGTAATTCAAGACCTAACCACAGCTTGAACATCATGACGAGGTTCACTGTCTGTTCTCCTAATAAGAGCCTCAAGTTCTCATTGAGAACAAGTGGGAACTTAAAGAATCAAGAACCCTGGGTTGCTAATATTGCCTGTAGATGCTTCTGGTCAAATACACACGGCGTGAATTGGAGATCTAATTCTTCAGTGGAACCAAAAAGTCAAAAAATTTTGACTTCTTGTTCAGCACCATACTCAGCTGGTGCAGCTTCGGATTTGTCGTTTGATGCGGCCGTGCAGGAGGAGCAGATTCAGAGTTCTGTTGATTCATCTGAACA AAAGAATCAAGACAATAAATCCTTGAAGCTTCTTTCTGGATCTTGTTATTTACCTCATCCGGCCAAGGAAGATACTGGAGGAGAGGATGCTCATTTTATTTGCGCTAATGAGCAAGCCATTGGTGTGGCAGATGGTGTTGGTGGATGGGCTGATGTTGGTGTCGATGCTGGACAGTATGCTAGAGAACTCATGTCTAACTCGGTGAATGCAATTCGGGATGAGCCCAAGGGTTCAATTGATCCCTTAAGGGTTCTTGAAAAAGCTTACTCAATAACAAAAGCTAGGGGCTCGTCCACCGCATGCATTATTGCACTCACTGACCag GGCATTCATGCTCTCAATCTAGGAGACAGTGGATTCATAGTTGTGAGAGACGGCTCCACACTCTTCAGATCACCCATTCAACAGCATGATTTCAATTTTACTTATCAGCTCGAAAGTGGCAATGGCAGTGACCTTCCCAGCTCTGCACAG ATATTCAACTTTCCAGTTGCATCAGGTGACATCGTGATTGCTGGAACCGATGGCCTGTTTGATAACTTGTACAACAACGAAATCACTGCAGTGGTCATCCAGGCCACTAGAGCTGGCTTTGGCCCTCAAGTAACAGCTCAGAAGATTGCTGAGCTTGCACGCCAGAGAGCGCAAGATAGGAACCGGCAAACTCCGTTCTCGGCAGCTGCTCAGGATGCTGGTTATCGCTACTATGGAGGGAAACTCGATGACATTACGGTGGTCGTTTCCTATATCACTGGCTGA
- the LOC122047897 gene encoding nuclear transcription factor Y subunit B-3-like, producing MADSDNESGGKGGGAGGLSAAGREHDRFLPIANVGRIMKKALPANAKVSKEAKETVQECVSEFISFVTGEASDKCQREKRKTINGDDLLWAMTTLGFDDYVEPLKAYLHRFRETEGDKAAAAAGASSSSGNGGMVVVGSGGRQMYGSAAPFQHMASANDGGRHGGTGI from the coding sequence ATGGCGGATTCCGACAACGAGTCCGGCGGAAAGGGCGGAGGCGCCGGCGGATTATCGGCTGCGGGGCGGGAGCACGACCGGTTCCTCCCGATCGCTAACGTGGGCCGGATCATGAAGAAGGCACTGCCGGCGAACGCGAAGGTGTCGAAGGAGGCAAAGGAGACGGTGCAGGAGTGCGTGTCGGAGTTCATTAGCTTCGTCACCGGCGAGGCCTCCGACAAGTGCCAGCGCGAGAAGCGCAAGACCATCAACGGCGACGACCTCCTCTGGGCCATGACCACCCTCGGCTTCGACGACTACGTCGAGCCCCTCAAGGCCTACCTCCATCGATTCCGCGAGACGGAGGGCGACAAAGCCGCGGCCGCCGCCggcgcctcctcctcctctggCAATGGCGGAATGGTGGTGGTGGGCAGCGGTGGCCGGCAGATGTACGGCTCGGCGGCGCCGTTCCAACACATGGCAAGTGCTAATGATGGTGGAAGACACGGTGGAACTGGAATATGA